In Miscanthus floridulus cultivar M001 chromosome 8, ASM1932011v1, whole genome shotgun sequence, the sequence TAGTAGGACCAAGCCACTATGTATTTAGAACATTGTTGGACCAAAAAAAACCAAGATTTATCAAGAAAACGCATCCTAGGCTGTCTGAAACAGAGAGAATATAATAACCCAACAAGCCTATTGATTAGACTTCTTTTGACATGGACATGCATATAAAATTAATGGCAGAATGGTTTACAGGAAAGACATGAAAAACTCACAGTTGTCCCAACTTGCTTAGATCCAGATCAGGTACAATATCTTGGACAAGATCACTGGGGGGCTGACCACAGTCTTGCATGTTTTGCATGATGTCAAAAATCTTAGTCATGTTGTCAGGATCATTTTCATAGACCTTAATAAGATTCACCATGAGTTCAAGCTGATTATTATAACGCCCATATTCTTCTTTGCTTATCTTATCTTTATTATCCTCCAGCCATTTTGGATATTTTTCCACAATGTCCTTCATGGGCTCATGAAGAATCTCCTTGGACAAAAGTTGCTGCATCATTGTTTCAACAATAGAGTCCATATCCTGTGGATGACAAAAGAAAATAGCTCATAAATATACAGGTCCAAAGTGAAAAGTGGGGAGTGGATCACACGTTCCACATCAATCATTGAAGAAAACCTCAGCCTTTTAGTTTTAGCTAGTGTAATTATCCCAGGTTCAATGATGATAAGGTTTCACCAAAACCAAGAAGTTGCTAGTGGCACAAAATTGCATCCTGGTAAACAGTGTGGACCAATCAAAGGGCTAATGGACTATTGAACTGCAATTAAATCGGGGTGATGGTTAATGATATATTATGTCCTTAGAATCTATCATCAGTTGCAATTGCCAACTAATCAAGAGCATGTAGTTTTCAGAATCCATGACCATAAAATATATGTTGTGAAATTTACTTTGTAAATTAACTATGCTCTAACATCAAACAGTAGTATGATAACTCCTTCAGATGAGATATAAAAGGAAGTGAGAAATATCTAATGTTCAGTCACATTGAATGCACTTCCCATAGTACAATAAGTAGCAGCCTTGGAGTTACTTCTGATTcacttagagcatctccatcaGCTATGCCAAAGACTGGCCATTGCTATTTTTGGCCCCAAACCCAAAAAAAAAATGATGCTCCAGCAGTCACGGCTCATGACATGCAACTTGTCCTCGCTGTTCACACGCCATTCAGTGAGCTTGCCATGGCATATTTGGCTGGCCAGTAGCACCTCACTGTCCCAACATCCCACACCCTCCCCGTTCACGCGCTGCTGTTTGCCTAGCGTTGCTGAGCCTCTATCCCCACATTCCATTGCGCCGCTCAGCCCCTGGCTCTGGCACAACTCAGCCATGGGGCACACGGTTGTCCATTGGTTGTTCATACTCCATTGATGCCAAACTATTTTCTTTCTTCCCTTCACCAGATCAAAACCATGGCgtgccgagagagagagagggaagagaAGTAGCTGAGAACAAGGAACAGACCTAAAAGACGAGAAGGGGATGACACAGAGAGGATAAGAATGAGTCAACAGTTGTGCTTCTAGTTATTCGCACTGACGATGGAACCTGCAGCTTTGGGTCTTGTCAGTGGCTAAGTGATGCAATCACGATACTTGTGTGTCAAGGATATTGTTTAATTCAAGTGCAAGATTTCAAATATATATGTTGTTCAATGTGTTAATTCCAATGCAATTTAAATAATGGAAGTTTGAGCCGTTGCGAAAATTAATATATGTTATAAATTATACCCGTACAATCTAGCGGTTACAACTAATTTGAATACTCCCTcttttccaaattataagtcattccgactttcttggagagtcaaagtatcttaacttgaccaaatttatataataaaataataacatttacgataccaaataagtatcatcagatttttcattaattatattttcatagtatacttaGTTTGGCATCATAAATCTTTGTtattttctctataattttgatcaaacttgagatgcgttgactctccaagaaagttggaacaacttataattttggacggagggagtatcattTAAGTGTAGGATAATAGGATATGCGGAGTAAGATTTGGAGCAGTCTGCAGGAGTAAGGAATAATATGGAGAGGAATCTTTTGAAATGGATAGCCAGATGGAGATATGGAGGGTGAAATTTAGAGTGTctcctggagatgctcttatgctAATTTCATAATAAGATAGGAACTTTTTGTACCACAAAGGCTTTCTTATATCCTCTGTAGCACGGATACGTCAATGAAGGGTTGTATCGcgtatcggatacgtatccgatacggaTACGCCACTGATACGGCTCCGACACGTATCCTCCAAGTATCCGATTTTATTTAATTTTTGGAATATTGAGTCCGTGACCTGATACGTATCCACCTGTGGGATACGGCCCACCCAACAAGCGCTCCTTATCTCCCCATCCCGACGCCTCGCACTGTCGCAGCTCGCGCCGCCGCCTGTGCAGGGGTTGCGCCCCGCTAGCCGGCCGCCGGCGATGAGCCTCCACCCCTTCCGTGCCATCAATcaacttctcctcctcctcctccaaacTGCCGCGCCGGTAAGCACCCGCCAGTCCGCCATAGCCATGGCCGCATCGCTGCGGCCTACGCAGGGCATGCGCCACTGCTCGCCGGCCACTGGCGACGAGGCTCCGCCCCCTCCGTGCCATCATTCGACTTCTCCCCTCCTCCAAACTGCCGCACCAGGGAGCACCCACCAGTCCGCCATGGCCGCAGCCAGCTCCCGTGATGCAGGGGAGAGATGCAGAGGAGAGGACGAttcaacaacaaagcaagctcctgGTGACATCCCATGAGTacatgtatgattgcatgtagAGTACTGAACTAATGATAAGTGATTACTCAAGTTAAGACTTTCAGAATTTTAATTtgcattattatttattttttaataaataGTAAAACGTATCCGCGTATCATGTTTTCTGAGAAATTGCTTGtatccgcgtatccgtatccgtgctgCATAGCTTATATCCCATAACTGGAGCACAATATAAGCAGAAACCCTATTGCATATAGGAAGCCACATAATCTTATTTGTGCTGTCTTACATGTATTGACATTCATGAATGATAATTGTAACAATTTCATTGCATGTTTGAATACAGGGTCAGGGTAAACTGTAGCATGCTTATACATCAATATAATTATCCAAGACCAAATTGCCAATGTACAGCTACAGATTCTTTTTCCCATTGGACTTATCAATTTATCAAATGGCTGTTTGAGTGattgtaagagcatctccaggagttttgtaaaacaactccctattttgatttttttagcaAAAAGGGAAAAAAGTGTCGTCCAACAGTTTGGTAAAAGAGCTCcttaaaaataaaaatttgtcaTCCTCTCCAACTCATAAGTTTCTGCAGTCAAGAGGAACTCTGTATTCGCTCCCCGTCCAGCATTTTTCTCAGTAGATCGGAGTAAATTAGGATGCATGAGTAAATTAAGAAAATAAAAGGGTTCCAGATGAGAAAGCAGTAAGCGACAAAGAAACTATTAAAAAAGTTTTAGTTGGTTAGAAACAGTTCGGGGTTCGCAATGCAAAGTCGTTTAGGAAGCTATTATAGAAGAATGTTGGAGAAGGACAAAATTTAAGGTTCCTATTTCTTCTGTTAACGTTTAGTATAAGTAAACTATACTGAACTCCAAGAGACGCTCTAACACATCCAATTTATAAATAGTAAATTAGTTAGATCACTACTGCAGCTGCTCACAAGCTGACCTCTTTCCTTCCGCAGGTAGCTTCATTTTCATTTCTCAAGTAAAGAGTCTTAAAAGAAACCTTAATACATCAATGCACACCAGTACTAACCCCCACCGCCCAACCCCACCGCGCAGACATCAAAAGCAGTATGACAAAACCTTTCAACACAAAACATGAAATATCCAATGGTTCAGTCATACTCCCAATTGCAAATTATAGTTCAGTTTACATTTTCCCTAAGTCAAACTTTGACCACGTTTTGAGAAAGAAACATAACATCTACagttcaaataaatgcactatcaagacaGATTTCATGGGaaatttaatgaaactaatttgatgttgtaaTTTGTAAATGTTGGTGTATCTTTCTAAAAACTCAGTTAAAATTAGGATAAGTCTGACATATAATTTGGGGCAGGAGGGAGTACCCACAAGCTTCAAGTAATAAACTATAAGTACTGTttcgaagaaaaagaaaaactgtAGATACTATAGTGAACAGAAGCAATAGGATACTCCTGCCAGTAATTTTCTTTAAACAGACAGGCAAGAGAAACGGTACCTGTGCCCCTGCGAACTCCTCGAACTGCTTGACGAACTCCTCCATCATGGCGTCATCGTCCAGTGACGGGACACCCCCAGTGGCCGTCTCGAGCCCGCGAACAGCCTCCCGCGTCTCGCGCGTCAGCTCCTCGAGCGCCTCTTTCGCGCACGCtcccctcggcggcggcggctgcttccCCGCGCGGCGCTTCGGCGCCTTGGGGTCCGGAAGCCCCAGCCCCAGCCCCTTCACCGTCCCCTTGCCTCCCGATCCTGACCCCGACGCCTCTCCGGCGCTGTAGAGCGAGACACGAGAGCCAGTGATTCGCTCAAAGTCCTAGCGGGAGCAGCTTCTGGCTCCGGCGACGATAGGACAGAGGCAGTACCTTTTgggggcggcggaggcggagagaTCGAGGCTGGTGAAGTCGTCGAGCGCGCTGTCGAGGAGCTGGTCGAGGTCGTCGCCCCCGTCGGCGGCAGCCGGGGCGGCGGAGTTGGAGTTGGAGTTGGAGGAGGCCATCGTTCGAGCTGCCGCTGGCCGCGACGGCGTCGAGGAGCTTCCCCTCCGGATTtcgggcggcgcggcggcggcggctggccaGGCGTGTCGTAATTCGTTTGGGATTGGGATGACGCGTGCGATTTGGGGTTTGGGCGTGAATAAACACGCGGGGGAGAAAGAGGAGGAGCAGAGAGTCGAGAGAGCACACGGCCCGACGGGCGGCCAGCCGGATTCATTTTTCTGGTCGGCAAGCAAAGGATGAGACCGCTCGCAGGCCGCAGCCGTCGGATCGTGATCCTTGCAGCACATAGCGACCGATCCAACGGCGGCTGGGTACGCCTGGATCAAATTCGGGAAACAAATGTTCTGACTTCCGAGCGCGTCTGAACTCTGAATCTTCTTACTCGTAGCAGTGCAAAACCACTTCAATTgctgttggctttcaccattCATCGCAAGACCCCTGTCCCTGTGTTCCTTGCCATGGAACCCTTCGCCTTGTTTTTAAGCACTacacttcagcagtacttttaagTGAAAAAACcgtattttctctcacaataaatcagcataagcaatagcattagccaaatttcAAGCGAAACGAGGTCGTTTCAGTTTAACTTGGCAGTTGGCACAGAAGCATTTAGTAGGCtagcagcaagcaagcatcagAATGACAGAATCCCACGGTCAAATGCATTACTTCTAAGTTTTGACACGCGCTTGAACTACTTTAgcggtacttttcagcgaacgaacagtgttttcctctcacaataaatcagcataagcataagccaaatttcagcgaaacaaacaggAAACGAAAATCGTCCCAGTTTTATTCAACAGACTGAACAGGAAGAGGGGCCTCTTGTCTTGCTTACAAATTACGGTTGCAAGAGGATGAGACAACCACAGTGATCATTTCTCCGTGGCGAAGAACACGTacaataaaaaaatgaaaaaacacATGAAAGAATGAGCCACCCGGTGCGTCCAACTCAACAAAATTGCCGCCGCACGAGCTACAGTTACTTTACGCCTTCTGGATCCAATCATCGTGTTTTCAGTTTCGTCACAGTGAGTGCTTCTTCCATCTCACCAAGGAATTGAGGAACCCCATCACCTGTGTGACAAGCAAACGCAGATTAGAGTCACAAAGGCTACATCGAACGAAACCGACAGGGTAGAAAGAAGTGCTAAGAAAGATCACGAGAGATTTACTTCAGATGGGTCTCTCAGCGAGTAGAAGGCTTCAGTGTCCTTGGGCACCTGCGAAACTAGGATTCCGTATCCACATTTTCGCTCTCGAAGTACCTGGACATAGGCAACAGAGAGTCGTTTTAGAACGCCTCAAACATGCGAGTGAGATGCACAAGCACAACCGCACAAGTTCCCTAAGAAGATGTAGCAACCTTGAAGGCGTCTTCGTCCGTTCGATCATCTCCGATGTAGATAGGAATCACATCTTCAGAGTCGTTTAAGCCGAGTGATTGAAGCAGAAACTCGACAGCCTTTCCCTTGTCCCAGTCGATCACTGGACGAACGTCTAAAACCTGCAGCATTGCAAAAGATTTTTCGTTAAATCTTGGAGCAATTATCAAAGATTTATGACAGTCGTAGGAGAACGGTCTAGGCTCCTACCATTCGCCCAGTTGGTTACTTTGAGACGAGGAAAGGCCTCCAAGACTTGTTTTACCAGTCCTGCAACCACTTTCCAGTCCTGAAAAACAGTAGCATAAAACTCTCAGATAAATTTGCTACTACTTCCCTGTAATAGGTGTGGTCTGATGCATCCTAGTAAGAGGACGTCTGAAACCATCATCCATTTCTCTAAAAAAAGGTAAGAGGCAGGAGCCCTGAAAGATGAAAGTTAGCTGGCACACAATTTTACCTTCTCTGCTACGTTGCGGTAATGTACAGATACACAGAACTTGTTGTTCTCAACCCTTGCAGCCTTCAATTCCACTCGTGACCTCCAAGAGGGACTTGGAAACCTATTGAAGAAGTGTGGCTCAGCATTAGTACGAAGATTTGATAGATTACCCATCAAGAACAATAAGAGAATTCCAGATAGATCAAGTAGAGATACTGCGACATCTGGACTGAGGAATGCAGTTTATTGGTGCGGTAGTTATAAAATAAACACACCTCATCAATCATAGGAAGAAATTCACAAGCAGGTTGGAAGAGATTGGCTTGTTTGCACTGCAAGTGGAATTCAAGGGACTGTAAGTATTGTGCACATAACTGTATGCCAGTGAATAAGGAAAATGTTGAATTCAGTGCTATGAGCAAGAAGGCCTCACCTTTTCAGTAGCATGTGCTGCTACAGATGTTACTATGTCCATCCCATGACTCCCAGCGTAGTATAGTTCCTTCAGTTTTACAAATTCAAACACCTACACGAAAATGAGAAAGTTACATAATAGATGTCAGATCAGACAACTTGCATATGACTAGTGTCTTCAGGTTCATACAGTAATACATGCAAACCTATAATTGCTCAAAAAGAACATGCGAAAGATATCATTAGTACCTTCTTACGGGACCTTCCACTGACAATTGCAGTAGGGAAGTACTTTGCAACATTTCTGACAGTAGCTCTCATCTAAGAAGGTTTTCAAACAAAGTATAAGCAGTTGTTCATTAATCAAGTAATGCTAAGTACTTGGAACAGGCTGTTCTGATTTACCACAGGGGACATGAATGCTTTGTCGGGATCGTCAACGATTGGCGACAGGGTACCGTCGTAATCCAAGAACACAGCAATCCTCCTGCCTTGTGTATTGGCTACTATCTGCTTGAAGGAGGTCAACGCAGAAGGGCATTTTGACTGCAACATCAGACCCCATGAGTAAACCATACATTCATGTTCAGAGAAAGTACGTCGCCGTGAAGTGCATAATGCAACTTACCAGCCATGCATTGTAAGCAGGATCTTCGTCGAGAGAATTATCTTGTCCAAAGGCGATATTGTGCTTCCTGCGAGGCGACGAGGATTTCATTGCATCTAGCAGGCCATTAACAAGGACCTCCTCGATTTTACGCCTACTGGCGCTCATACTAGGACTGGAGCAACCTCCAGACATGACTGAAAACGGCATCAGGTTTGATGTCAAGCCTCCCAACAGCGGTGGGCTTATCGATATCGGATCGGTGATAACAGGTGAGCTGCTGCTCATATCCATTGGGATCAATGAAGAGAAGAGCTGTGGGGTAGAGTGTTCTTTTGTTCCCTGAACTGAATTTAGCCTACTGTCTTGTCGATGAACAACCACTTCTTCAGCGTTTTCTTGTCGTTGCAGGTGTGGAGGCAGTTCATCAACAGCAAAATACCTGAGAACTGATGATCAGAGAAGAAAAAGATAATGTCAGAGAAAGTGCATCAACTCTATGAGAAAGTAGTTTAGGTGGCTTAGCATATGTTCTGAACCTTCTCATGTTCAGAACAAGGAAACATCTATATCAGGAATCCGGAGTGCTTCATAGGGATGGACATAAAAGTCCAGCTCTATGGCACTTTGATATTCAGAAAGTTTCACTGCACATAGTTAAGGAGAAACTGAGCAAAACACTTGCAAAATTAAAACCTGTTATCATCAGCGCAGTTAGCTACTTAGCGTAAGTTAGTAACATGCACTCTCTCctattttattctttattttggACGTTAACAGTTTAACATGGTACTTGTTTTTTTAAAAGGACGGCAAGAGATTTGTCGCGATTTTTAttagatgaagaaagagaaaaaaaaaagaggattAACAGACTCAACCCAAGGGCACTTCAGCCAGGGTCAAAAGAAACCCCAAAATAAGAAAgcaacgtatcaggtgcaaaccaatcaACATATGCAAACTTGGAAACTAACAATCAGAACCACTATATGATGATCCAATGGATGGTGTGAGAGGTGAGATTTTTTtgggtggggggcttaagcgcaaaaaaatctcacctctcaccccatccattggatcagcatctagtggtcatgattggtagtttccaagtttagACAAGttagttggtttgcacctgatatgttgccaAACAAGAAAGGAAACCGTAAACCACCCCAAACCGAAAAATGAAACGACTGAAGCGTGCGTGTAATACACACTTTTGACACAGTTTTAGGGGGGGGCATATATTCTGGAAAATATAACATTAAAAGCGTGATGTCATAGAAAACGTGCTGTTGATGGAAAATCTATTGAAAAATGTTTTATTTCACAAGTTAGATTCATTTGTTGAAGTTTTAAAAGGTTGACTATACATACATTTTACAATCAATAAAGAAAGGAGGTAGCATAATTACATGTTCGCCTAATCACTAAGGCCATGTGTGCTTGGGCCCATAGCTAGCTTAATGTCTTGATGAGTGTTCTGACCTAGAGTTATGGTAGGTAAACCTAACACTATGTTCAGAATGCAATTTAACTAGGTGCGACCAACCATGCAAAAGCAATTGTATTTGCTATAgttaagaatatatgagaacgtCAGCTGTACTATGTTATAGCAAAAATGTGATGTAAGCACAAGGACGCAGTGTAATTCGAAACAGTAAACCGTAACACAGTTGGTCATTTGCCATTTAGCCTTCATTCAggttaaacggtgtgtaaacggaCTAAACAACGATTTAGATGAACAATACAGGAACGTCATGCTGCAGATCTTTATTATTTGAGAAAAATTGTCATGGAAACTTTTAGATAAAGAAAATATTTTATGAATTACTTGCAAAATATTAGGTGAGAACGTTGACATTGACTTTTTTGAGAGAACAGACACGCAGAGAAGAATGAAAACAACCACTCGTTATTCGTTAAATGGGCACAAGTCGTTGTATACGCGTGGTGACAAATCATaatgccccgttcgcttcgctgaaaaaaaaactgttccgactgatttgttgtgagagaaaaacactatttcggcTAAAAacacaagctgaaaaagacagaTTGCATGCATCCGTGCGGCATGTGCAGAATGAATTTTATCGTCAAGAGGTCAAGAAGAATACTAGTACTAGACTCTGGGGAGAGGCAGGAACAGGTCAAGAAAAGAGAATGAGTGAATGACCCCTTCTTTTCAACGAAATGAAAAGAGAAGGAATGACCCGGTGCGtgcctttgaatgcagtcacgCAGAAGCAAAACAACAGCATCTCTCCCACTAGGGTAGCTGTAGATCCACAGATGGTAAGTTGTTCCAAGAACTGTTGGGGGTGGCTTGAGTCCTCAAAGGGAATCATACGTTGCATTTGTCTCTAGAGGTGGGTCTGATGAGCATCAGGTCCACCTGTAGGTGACAAAGACACAAGTAAATCGATCCcatcccgccccccccccccccccccccccccctctaattAACAAGTTCTGGCCATGAGATATTTTAACGCAATTATCAGATTTGACACATTTTTGTAGGCTTGTGGCATTTCACATATTATCTACGGACCTACTGAGAACCATCAAATAATTGAGCCAAATTCTCCCCACAAACAGAAATAATGCATCTCTTGTTTTGCAGGAAGGGGGGCACTGTAGTCTGTACACTTTTTGTGCCCAAATTTTGCAGAAGAAAAACATGAACGAAATCCCAAGAACATGGGACAAATATTGCATACCAAAAGGAAATAATCAAGACGGCCGAAATTAAAGAATCCTAGAAGAAGGAGATGCATACCTTAGTGAAGGGCTTGAATTGCACACCAGATGTGTGTGAGGCAACCCACACAGAGAGGAAGAGGAGAACGGAGGACAGGAGAATGGCGTCGATGCAAGGGGCTATATATAGAAGAGGGTaagggaggaggagaagaaatCTTTGAAGAATTCAATGACGCCTCTGCTTGTTTTGTTACGGGGTAATTGTTAGGAACCCTCCGCTTGGAGTCCACAGGAGTCTACTTAGATGGTTTTTATATTATAAACTAAAATGTTTTGTGTTAAATGATCCTAAATTTTGACAGTTTACTATCTCAATTATCTAATGTTCTTTTTTGAACTCACTCAATTATCTAATGTTAACTCTTATAAGCATAGGCATATTGACTATATGCACCCGCATAATTATGGTCGTGCAATCATGttaatattatattttttatatGAATTTTCTAAGAAAAAATATCAGAGAAAGACATCATTAGTAAATATGTACGAATTTTTTTTGAATGAATATGCATGTATTGTTTGAATGTGTTGAGTTACACCGAAAAAATGATCTGCGTTTTTCAAATACAATTGTGTCCTTTTATAGTTATTGCAATGATATCACTAAACTATAGACCACCCATTTTTGTAACTTGAAAACGTCACACATTTGTTTATGTCAAGTGTGAATCTGCATAAGTGACAAACTACGTGTCATGCTTTTTGTGTGTAGCTGAGCGCTCAAGCTATTTTTTGAGATCTACTCCATCTGTTCCAAATTAAAatttgctttgactttttttgagaCATCGAATTttctatgtctagatacatagca encodes:
- the LOC136477884 gene encoding peroxisome biogenesis protein 19-1-like; translation: MASSNSNSNSAAPAAADGGDDLDQLLDSALDDFTSLDLSASAAPKSAGEASGSGSGGKGTVKGLGLGLPDPKAPKRRAGKQPPPPRGACAKEALEELTRETREAVRGLETATGGVPSLDDDAMMEEFVKQFEEFAGAQDMDSIVETMMQQLLSKEILHEPMKDIVEKYPKWLEDNKDKISKEEYGRYNNQLELMVNLIKVYENDPDNMTKIFDIMQNMQDCGQPPSDLVQDIVPDLDLSKLGQLSPEMLESAPNCCVM